The following nucleotide sequence is from Pseudomonas sp. RC10.
TCAATGATTGTCACTTTCGGAATGCTTCTGATCTTCTTCGCGATGATCATCTACGTCCTTCAACGCAGCCACGTGAAAGACAAGAACTTCACCGACTATGCCGTCGGCGGCCGATCATTCGGCGCGAATTACCAGGCGATGTCGTTCCTGAACACTTGGTACCCAGGCGCGATGTTTACTGCATTTGCCGGGCTAGCGGCCGGCGCCGGGGTGATTTCGTTCTATGTCCTCGCGTACAGCCTGCTGACCGTGGTGCTGATGTACGCCATGGCCAAAACCGTGTGGGTGTGGGGCAAGAAATTCGACCTGCACACACAGCCCGATCTGTTCGCCCTTCGCTATGACTCACGGCACATCCGTACCATCGCCGCGTTAATTGGCATCGTGTCCGGATTTCCATGGCTGGTCTTAGCCATGCAGGCGATGGGTGGCTTGTTTCACTTCATGTCATTGGGCGCGTTGCCCTTCTCTGAAGCTGTGATTCTAGGCGTCATCGTGGTGGCCATACGGCAGATCTGGACCATTCGCATGGGTATGCGTGGTGTCATCATCTCCGATATGTATCAAGGCATCGTCGCTTACGTCTTCGGCAGCGTGATGCTGTGTGCATTGATCGCATGGCTGTGCTTCTCCAAAGGGATCACGCTGGGCTCACTTGACCCCAAAATGTTCGCGCTTCCTGGCATTGGCTCGAAGGAAGGCCCGCTGTATCTGTTCAGCCTGCTCTTTACCGGGACGATCGGGGGCTGGTGCCTGCCGTTCATCTTCGTGCGGCTATTCACCGCCGAGGGCGTGGTTGCCCTGAAAAAGTCGGCGGCGCTGGCCATGCCGCTGTCGCTGATCTTCGGCGTCTCACTGTTGATTTTCGGGATGCTCGCGTCGCAGCTCCCAGGAATCGCCGGTCACGAAGAAGACGTATGGTTCCTCGTCAGCCAGCAGGCCGGAGGCTTGGTGTTACTCGGATTGGCGGGGGTTGTCTTGCTGGCGGCGTCCATCGGTCACACCGACGGCAGCATTCAAGCGACAGGCGCTCAGTTCGCCAACGACCTCATCGGGAACTACGTCGATCTCACGCCGCGCCAACTCGTCACCGTCTCCAAGCTTGCGATGGTTGTGCTGACTGCATTGGCTGCATGGGTGGCCTGTCTCTCGCTCCCCGCTCTGTTCACCCTGGCTGTGCTGGCCTATCAAGGGGTCATTCAGCTGGCTGTGCCGCAGTTCCTCGGCATCTTCTGGAAGCGCGGTAACAAGCAAGGGGCCATCGCCGGAATGGTCGTGGGTTTCGTGCTGGTGATCATGCTTGAACTGTTTTTCAAAGAGACGCTGGCTGGGGCCTATGGGTTGTCATCGGGCGTGCTGGCGCTGGTCGTCAACCTGGCGGTTTATGTGGGTTTTGCCTACTTCAAGCCCCACACAGCGCAAGAAAGCGAAAGGGTCGAGACGTTGTTCGCGGTGGCTCGCGATGCGCAGCCCGAAGCGATACCCATGCCGATTGCGGATCTGCCTGTACGCGGCTGAACCACCTACAACGCCACGTCATCAACGCTTTACTGTTGAGTAGCCATCATGAACATGTCCGCCTCGCAACATTCACCGTTTCCCGCTGAGTTCACCGCTGCCGTGGTCCAGGCCGCACCGGGTTTTTGCGATCTTCAGTTGTCCGTTGAAAAAACCCTCCATTACATTGCCGAAGCGGCGCGTCAGGGTGCGTCAATCGTCGCTTTTCCCGAAGACTGGATTCCCGGTTATCCGTGGTGGATCTGGCTCGATGCCCCCGCTTGGGGTTTCTCCAAGGGCTGGGTACGTCGCTTTTATGAGAACGCCTTCACCTATGAAAGCGAAGGTGCAAGGCTAATCGCCGCCGCTGCCCGGCAGCACAAAATCCATGTATCGCTGGGCGTGGTCGAGCGTATCGGCGCCAGCCTTTACGTCGGTAACTGGATCATCGACGACAGCGGCGAAAGCGTCTCCCGACGTCGCAAATTGAAGCCCACACACATGGAGCGAACGGTATTCGGCGAGGGCGACGGCAGCGACCTGGTCGTCAGCGAGACCCCACTGGGGCGCATCGGTGCACTGTCGTGCTGGGAGCATCTGCAGCCGCTGACCAAATTCGCCATGTACAGCCAGAACGAGCAGCTGCATGTAGCAGCGTGGCCCGGCTTCAGCTTGTACAAAGACGTCGCCTATTCGTTGAGCGCCGAGGCGAGTCTGGCCGCCACCCAGACCTACGCGTTGGAGGGTGGATGTTTCGTTCTGGCGCCGTCCTCCGTCACATCGCAGTCAATGGTGGATCAAATCTGCGACGCGCCGGAAAAACATGCGCTATTCACCACCGGCGGAGGGCACTCCGTCATTTATGGCCCTTATGGCAACCTGATTTCAGAGCGCATGCCCGACACATGGGAAGGCGTGATCTGTGCGCCAATCGATCTCGGTGAAATCGCTGTGGCAAAGGCCGCTGCCGATCCCGCGGGCCATTACGCGCGGCCTGATGTGATGCGCCTTCTGCTTAATCGGACCCCTGCTCATCGGGTGCATGCTTTCGAACCCGGCCTGCAAGAACAGCGTGGGCCATTCCCCGCAGCAGAGGGTGCTGTCGCATCAGCTCATGCAACTACGGAATGGTCATCAACAGAAGACGTCGAAGGATAAGGTCGTTGCATTGAAGGACGGGATTGCCCCCGGATCGACGTGAACAGGCACATGGCTCCGATTGCATGTGCCCGTCGATGCAACGCTTAAAAAGGACAGCCGAGAA
It contains:
- a CDS encoding carbon-nitrogen hydrolase family protein — protein: MNMSASQHSPFPAEFTAAVVQAAPGFCDLQLSVEKTLHYIAEAARQGASIVAFPEDWIPGYPWWIWLDAPAWGFSKGWVRRFYENAFTYESEGARLIAAAARQHKIHVSLGVVERIGASLYVGNWIIDDSGESVSRRRKLKPTHMERTVFGEGDGSDLVVSETPLGRIGALSCWEHLQPLTKFAMYSQNEQLHVAAWPGFSLYKDVAYSLSAEASLAATQTYALEGGCFVLAPSSVTSQSMVDQICDAPEKHALFTTGGGHSVIYGPYGNLISERMPDTWEGVICAPIDLGEIAVAKAAADPAGHYARPDVMRLLLNRTPAHRVHAFEPGLQEQRGPFPAAEGAVASAHATTEWSSTEDVEG
- a CDS encoding sodium:solute symporter family protein; the encoded protein is MLLIFFAMIIYVLQRSHVKDKNFTDYAVGGRSFGANYQAMSFLNTWYPGAMFTAFAGLAAGAGVISFYVLAYSLLTVVLMYAMAKTVWVWGKKFDLHTQPDLFALRYDSRHIRTIAALIGIVSGFPWLVLAMQAMGGLFHFMSLGALPFSEAVILGVIVVAIRQIWTIRMGMRGVIISDMYQGIVAYVFGSVMLCALIAWLCFSKGITLGSLDPKMFALPGIGSKEGPLYLFSLLFTGTIGGWCLPFIFVRLFTAEGVVALKKSAALAMPLSLIFGVSLLIFGMLASQLPGIAGHEEDVWFLVSQQAGGLVLLGLAGVVLLAASIGHTDGSIQATGAQFANDLIGNYVDLTPRQLVTVSKLAMVVLTALAAWVACLSLPALFTLAVLAYQGVIQLAVPQFLGIFWKRGNKQGAIAGMVVGFVLVIMLELFFKETLAGAYGLSSGVLALVVNLAVYVGFAYFKPHTAQESERVETLFAVARDAQPEAIPMPIADLPVRG